Genomic segment of Levilactobacillus namurensis:
GTTTGGCCACATATTCTCTAGCCGCTTGTTTATTCCACCAAACGCCAAATAGGTTTTGCATGGTGCCGTACAGGTAGTTTTCCACGTTCTTGATGTGCTTCTCATTGCTTCTTAGAAGCTGTCTAAAATCTCTTAAGTAATAGTGCTAAAAACGCTAAAACGACCATTTGCAGACTGGTGGTTAATTGACGCTCACAATTTTTCCAAAGTCGCCGACAATTCTCTAGCCAACTAAAAGATCGTTCGACTACCCAACGTTGGGGCATAACTTCGAATCGATGCAACTCATTGCGCTTCGCAACCTGCACGGTTGCGTTTAAATTACTGGCTACATCGAGCTGAAAATTAACGCCTGAATAACCACCATCAACTAAGACATTTTGAACCTGGCGTAAATGCATGGCATGTAAAGCGATCATTGCACTGGCCCCGTCTCGATCAGAGACGTTCGCTCGCGTCATGTGAATGGCCTGCGGAAAGCCATTGATATCAACTGCCAGATGGCGCTTAATCCCCGAGATTTTCTTACCAGCGTCGTAACCTTTGTTTTCAGCAGTAGCGGTGTTTTTGACGCTCAGAGCGTCAAAAATAATAAAGGAAGTTAAAGCTGAACGTCCTTGGTAAGTTCGCCGAGCAATGACAATTTTTTTAAAACTTGTTCCAATAAAGAATCAGCCGTAGGCTCAGCTTTAGTTGACCAAATTTTGTAATAGTTGTAAACTGACCGCCATTCTGGGAAATCACCGGGGACTTGACGCCATTGGCAACCGGTTTTCAAGACATATAGGACCGCACAGAAGACCTCGTAGAGGTCATATTTTCGAGGCTTAGTTCGCTTACGAAAATTTTCTAAAGCTGGTCGAATTAATTCAAATTGTTGCCGAGTAATATTGCTGGGATAATTTTTCATAGCTTAAACTCGCTTTTTACATAGAAGTATATCAAAAATCATAGATCTTGGACAGCTTCTTAGGGCGTTAAAGTAACGTCTCAAGGCTTTAGTCATTAAAAATTTAAGTTCTTCGTCGTCCAGTGGGATTATGACGCCAATATCTTTATGATCCTTCTCAACTCGGTACTTAGCATTTAAGATAATACCAACGAAGCGACGTATCTGTTGCGGGGTACGGCACCAAAAACTAAGCAGTATTCATCATGTTACAGCACCCAAGTAAAAGCTACGAAGATAAAAACATTCATCCTCAAAATATGTAACCTAGAAAAAAGGCCTCTGAAGTGAACCCCATAAGTTGGAGTGAATTTCTACGCCACTAACTGGCTGGTATGTTCCCGGTATTTTACCGGGGACATACCAGCCAGTTTTGCTTTTATCCGACGATGATTGTAATAGTCAACGTAGTTAGTAATGCTGGATTCTAGCTCTTTGTAACTCCTATATTGGTGATTATGAACCGTGCCAACTTTAAGAATGTGAAAAATACTTTCTGCTACTGCGTTA
This window contains:
- a CDS encoding IS5 family transposase (programmed frameshift), which translates into the protein MKNYPSNITRQQFELIRPALENFRKRTKPRKYDLYEVFCAVLYVLKTGCQWRQVPGDFPEWRSVYNYYKIWSTKAEPTADSLLEQVFKKIVIARRTYQGRSALTSFIIFDALSVKNTATAENKGYDAGKKISGIKRHLAVDINGFPQAIHMTRANVSDRDGASAMIALHAMHLRQVQNVLVDGGYSGVNFQLDVASNLNATVQVAKRNELHRFEVMPQRWVVERSFSWLENCRRLWKNCERQLTTSLQMVVLAFLALLLKRF